One genomic region from Prunus persica cultivar Lovell chromosome G3, Prunus_persica_NCBIv2, whole genome shotgun sequence encodes:
- the LOC18783921 gene encoding shaggy-related protein kinase epsilon, which yields MASAGTAAAPAAENPSGNTKFADKLPEEINEMKIKDEKEMETAVVNGNGTETGHIIVTTIGGRNGQPKQTISYMAERVVGQGSFGIVFQAKCLETGETVAIKKVLQDKRYKNRELQTMRLLDHPNVVSLKHCFFSTTDKDELYLNLVLEYVPETVYRVSKHYSKANQRMPLIYVKLYTYQICRALAYIHGGIGVCHRDIKPQNLLVNPHTHQVKLCDFGSAKVLVKGEPNISYICSRYYRAPELIFGATEYTTAIDIWSVGCVLAELLLGQPLFPGESGVDQLVEIIKVLGTPTREEIKCMNPNYTEFKFPQIKAHPWHKIFHKRMPPEAVDLVSRLLQYSPSLRCTALEACVHPFFDQLRDPNARLPNGRPLPPLFNFKPQELKGATFELLSRLIPEHARKQCAFLGI from the exons ATGGCTTCAGCTGGTACAGCAGCTGCTCCGGCTGCTGAAAATCCTAGTGGCAACACAAAGTTTGCTGATAAGCTCCCAGAGGAAATTAATGAAATGAAGATCAAAGATGAGAAG GAAATGGAAACAGCTGTGGTGAATGGCAATGGAACTGAAACTGGCCACATTATTGTAACTACGATCGGGGGTCGAAATGGTCAGCCTAAACAG ACCATAAGTTACATGGCAGAGCGTGTTGTTGGGCAAGGGTCatttggtattgtatttcag GCTAAATGCCTAGAAACTGGAGAAACTGTTGCAATCAAGAAGGTTTTGCAGGACAAGAGATACAAGAACCGAGAGTTGCAAACAATGCGTCTGCTTGACCATCCTAATGTTGTGTCACTCAAACATTGTTTCTTTTCAACCACGGATAAGGATGAGCTCTATCTGAATCTTGTGCTTGAATATGTACCTGAGACTGTTTATCGTGTGTCAAAACACTATAGCAAAGCCAATCAGCGGATGCCTCTGATATATGTCAAACTCTATACATATCAg ATTTGTAGAGCTCTGGCATATATTCATGGAGGGATAGGTGTATGCCACAGAGACATTAAGCCGCAGAATCTCTTG GTTAATCCCCATACTCATCAGGTTAAGCTGTGTGATTTTGGAAGTGCAAAAGTCCTG GTCAAAGGCGAGCcaaatatatcatatatttgtTCTCGTTATTATCGAGCACCTGAGCTTATATTTGGGGCAACTGAATACACTACTGCCATTGACATATGGTCTGTGGGTTGTGTTCTTGCTGAACTGCTTCTTGGACAG CCCCTGTTCCCAGGTGAAAGTGGAGTTGATCAGCTTGTTGAGATTATTAAG GTACTGGGAACGCCAACTCGTGAGGAAATCAAATGTATGAACCCGAATTATACAGAATTCAAATTCCCACAAATCAAGGCTCACCCTTGGCACAAA ATATTCCACAAGCGCATGCCCCCAGAAGCAGTAGATCTTGTGTCAAGACTACTTCAGTATTCTCCAAGTCTAAGATGCACTGCT CTCGAGGCCTGTGTCCACCCATTTTTTGATCAACTCCGTGATCCTAATGCTCGTCTCCCTAATGGGCGCCCTTTGCCTCCTCTATTCAACTTCAAGCCTCAAG AGCTGAAGGGAGCAACTTTTGAGCTTCTGTCCAGACTGATACCTGAGCATGCCCGAAAACAATGTGCTTTTCTAGGTATCTAG
- the LOC18782160 gene encoding DNA (cytosine-5)-methyltransferase DRM2, translated as MDGNTSGEDGNDIDWNTEDELEIDNFTLSSSSSLTVPGGEAVVGCGESSSSPGPSNSKVVDHFIGMGFSGKMVAKAIQEHGEENTDSILETLLTYSALESSPQEQQQVDCNHCSSDNEESFLDDFSDMDSFSDNEEIINPTSEKEKKILSLVNMGYTVEEASIAIERCGLDSTVVELTDFIFAAQTAKAEDVNFPLEEKPRPNHAYKKRKLLEYEMLKKKRQMRLGNQTTGEDDETVHLPNPMVGFGIPSEPCLKTQRNLPEGARGPPYFYYENVALAPKGVWTTISRFLYDVQPEFVDSKYFCAAARKRGYVHNLPLDNRFPLIPLPPNTIHEAFPLTRKWWPSWDTRTKLNCLQTCIASAKLTERIRKAIEDYDGEPPLGVQKYVLDECRKWNLVWVGRNKVAPLEPDEVEMLLGFPKNHTRGISRTDRYKSLGNSFQVDTVAYHLSVLREMFPNGINLLSLFSGIGGAEIALHRLGIPLKNVVSVEKSAVNRSVVRSWWEQTNQRGNLYDLDDVQQLNGDSLEHYMNLFGGFDLVVGGSPCNNLAGSNRHHRDGLEGKESSLFYDYFRILDLVKCIMSKNN; from the exons ATG GATGGAAATACTTCTGGCGAAGATGGGAATGATATTGACTGGAATACAGAAGATGAGCTGGAAATTGATAACTTcactttatcttcttcttcaagtctGACAGTTCCTGGTGGAGAAGCTGTTGTGGGCTGTGGGGAG TCAAGCTCATCTCCAGGTCCTTCCAATTCCAAAGTTGTTGATCATTTTATTGGGATGGGATTTTCTGGAAAAATGGTTGCCAAAGCAATTCAGGAACATG GAGAGGAGAATACGGATTCAATTCTGGAAACCCTCCTCACATATTCG GCTCTTGAAAGTTCTCCTCAAGAACAGCAACAAGTTGATTGTAATCACTGTTCTTCTGATAATGAAGAGAGTTTTCTGGATGATTTTTCAGATATGGATAGCTTTTCTGATAATGAG GAAATCATAAATCCTACAtctgagaaagagaaaaagatattGTCCTTGGTCAATATGGGGTACACGGTAGAGGAGGCTTCAATAGCAatagaaagatgtg GTCTTGACTCCACGGTTGTTGAGTTGACTGATTTCATATTTGCTGCTCAGACGGCAAAGGCAGAAGATGTCAATTTTCCTCTTGAAGAGAAG CCTAGACCAAATCATGCATACAAGAAGAGGAAACTTCTTGAGTACGAGatgctgaaaaagaaaaggcagatGCGACTTGGGAACCAGACCACAGGTGAAGATGATGAGACAGTTCATCTCCCAAATCCAATGGTTGGGTTTGGCATCCCATCTGAACCATGTTTGAAAACACAGAGGAATCTTCCAGAGGGAGCTAGAGGGCCACCATATTTCTACTATGAGAATGTGGCACTTGCTCCTAAAGGGGTTTGGACCACTATATCCCGCTTCCTGTATGACGTGCAACCGGAGTTTGTTGACTCCAAGTACTTTTGTGCGGCCGCGAGGAAAAGAGGTTATGTTCACAATCTTCCTCTTGATAATAGATTTCCTCTTATTCCACTTCCTCCAAACACCATACATGAGGCATTTCCCTTGACAAGGAAATGGTGGCCTTCATGGGACACACGGACAAAGCTGAACTGCTTGCAAACTTGCATTGCCAGTGCAAAATTAACAGAGAGGATCAGGAAGGCTATTGAGGATTATGATGGTGAACCACCACTGGGAGTCCAAAAGTATGTTCTTGATGAATGCCGGAAGTGGAATCTGGTGTGGGTAGGAAGAAACAAGGTCGCCCCACTTGAGCCTGATGAAGTGGAAATGCTTTTGGGATTCCCAAAGAACCACACAAGGGGAATAAGCAGGACTGACAGATACAAATCACTCGGGAATTCATTCCAG GTTGATACCGTGGCATACCATCTGTCAGTTTTGAGAGAGATGTTTCCTAATGGCATAAACCTCCTGTCTCTTTTCTCTGGGATTGGCGGGGCAGAAATAGCTCTTCACCGGCTTGGTATCCCTCTGAAGAATGTCGTGTCGGTAGAGAAATCTGCAGTGAACAGAAGTGTTGTGAGGAgttggtgggagcaaacaaacCAGAGAGGGAATTTGTATGACCTTGATGATGTACAGCAGCTGAATGGTGACAGCCTGGAGCattatatgaatttatttggtGGTTTTGATCTTGTAGTTGGTGGGAGTCCATGTAACAATCTTGCAGGCAGCAACAGGCATCATCGAGATGGACTCGAGGGTAAAGAATCTTCGCTCTTCTATGACTACTTTCGTATACTAGACTTGGTCAAGTGTATAATGTCAAAGAACAATTGA